One stretch of Armigeres subalbatus isolate Guangzhou_Male chromosome 2, GZ_Asu_2, whole genome shotgun sequence DNA includes these proteins:
- the LOC134217555 gene encoding death-associated inhibitor of apoptosis 1, with protein sequence MTAQVLSLPQDFTDNKVKDENPYGETGTSVSISYHTEVARLESFRSWSVIFISKTELARYGFYYVGPNDMVKCYFCRVEIGLWEPNDNVLSEHLRWSPYCPLLRKRQTNNVPIDSSFLDQLPEPSYDTCGIRIRGNSVAENAYSSGRSSSGSQTSPPSSLTSDSSMASNGPVIQEQLAPALPQQKRPEYPNYAIEAKRLESYEDWPKFMKQKPKELSDAGFFYTGKSDRVKCFSCGGGLKDWEAEDEPWEQHAMWYSNCEYLKLMKDEAYIAQCLAKKQKPSETNGSDVAPSGSPQPSTSGVASATTSSLQSSQSSSLSVSAEEDNAMAGCSSDEDEPNKKLDTSRTCKICYVNEYNTAFSPCGHVVACAKCASSVTKCPLCRKPFTNVMRIYLM encoded by the coding sequence ATGACGGCTCAAGTATTATCGCTACCGCAGGACTTTACGGACAACAAAGTCAAAGATGAGAATCCCTATGGAGAGACAGGAACGTCTGTGTCAATTTCGTATCACACGGAGGTCGCCAGGTTGGAGTCTTTCCGAAGCTGGTCGGTAATCTTCATCAGCAAGACTGAACTGGCCCGATATGGATTCTACTATGTCGGGCCAAACGATATGGTAAAATGCTACTTCTGTCGTGTGGAGATAGGACTATGGGAACCGAACGACAATGTCCTCTCGGAACACCTGAGATGGTCTCCATACTGTCCACTGCTACGCAAGCGACAAACAAACAATGTTCCGATAGATTCAAGCTTCCTAGACCAGCTCCCGGAGCCCAGCTACGATACATGTGGTATTAGAATAAGAGGAAATTCTGTAGCGGAAAATGCCTATTCATCGGGTCGGAGCAGCAGTGGGTCGCAAACTTCACCACCCAGCTCGCTCACGTCCGATTCTAGTATGGCATCCAATGGACCAGTCATTCAAGAACAATTGGCACCGGCTCTACCCCAGCAGAAACGACCGGAATATCCTAACTATGCCATCGAAGCGAAACGACTGGAAAGCTACGAAGATTGGCCAAAGTTCATGAAACAGAAACCGAAGGAACTGAGTGACGCCGGGTTCTTCTACACCGGCAAAAGTGATCGTGTCAAATGCTTCAGCTGTGGCGGAGGCCTAAAAGACTGGGAAGCTGAAGATGAACCGTGGGAGCAGCATGCCATGTGGTATAGTAACTGCGAGTACCTGAAACTAATGAAAGACGAAGCATACATCGCGCAATGTTTGGCCAAGAAGCAAAAGCCTTCCGAGACCAACGGCTCTGATGTTGCACCATCCGGTTCGCCACAACCGTCGACCTCCGGAGTGGCATCGGCAACCACATCCTCGCTCCAATCATCTCAATCGTCCAGCTTGAGTGTATCCGCCGAAGAAGACAACGCCATGGCCGGCTGCAGTAGTGATGAAGatgaaccaaataaaaaattagaCACCAGTCGGACTTGCAAAATTTGTTATGTTAATGAGTACAATACTGCTTTCTCGCCATGTGGTCATGTAGTGGCCTGTGCTAAGTGCGCTTCTTCTGTCACCAAGTGTCCGTTGTGCCGGAAACCTTTTACCAATGTGATGAGAATTTATCTAATGTGA